The sequence TTTGGTCAATTGTCGGAGCTTTTACGGATGGGGACTGAAGGCCGTCACGAAGCGTCTCATCGTCCAATTCAATCTGCTGGGAAGGTCGGACGCCAGGCAAGGCTTCCAAGTTCCAATCATAAATTAATTCATCGAGTTTCATAGTTCTTCCTGAGTCATAATTAATAAAATGTACTACAATTTACAGGGCAATCAAAATAATAATAATATATAATTTGCATATTGATATACGGTCTGGGTTTACTGATCCGTTACTTGTTATGCATTATGAAGACGCCGTCCCATTTACCTTCCGGAGGTTTTTTCTTAAATTCTTCCGAACGCTCGATATAGACTTTTGACGGCCCGTCATCCGGTTTGATGGTCAGTGCAGCTTTAAAGTTCGAAATAGCCTCGTCCCATTTTTGTTTTCGATAGGCAACCAATCCTTTGTTATATGCTTCCAAGGCTTTTTTCTGATCGTTTGAGATGCCCGTCAAAGCTGATGAAACGACTTCGAATACTTTGACCGGCTTTTCCTTGCCTTTGACGCGTATCAGATCTAATTCACGTGAAATGACCTTGGCCTGAACTTTTTCCTGCGTCCATTCACTGACCATGATATGAGTGCCGTACTCTTTGTTGGCGCCTTCCAGGCGTGAAGCCAGGTTGACGCTGTCGCCGATGGCCGTGTATTCCATCCGCTGATCGGAACCGATATTTCCTACAACCACGATACCCGAATTGATACCGATGCCAACTTTCAATTGCGGCTTTCCAAGTTTAATTTGCTCCTCATTAAACGCAATGAGGCTTTCCTGCATTTCGATGGCAGCCATAACTGCATTCCCGGCATCATCGCCGGTTGTTGCCGGCGCGCCAAACATGGCCATAATGGCGTCGCCGATAAATTTATCCAGCGTGCCTCCGTATTTAAAAATAATATCGATCATCTTAGTAAAATAACGGTTCAATATCTCTACCATTTCTTCAGGGCTCATGCTTTCCGCAAGCGTGGTGAATCCGCGAACATCGGAAAAGACCAAAGTAACTTCACGTTTTTCGGGTTGAAACCGTATATCACCGGACGCGTCGTTGCTTATAATTTTCTCTGCGATCTGTTTTGATACATACCGTTCCAAAGCCGCTTTAAGATGCTCTTTACGGCGTTTATCCTCGTACAGACGCGCATTTTCAATTGCGATCGCCGCATGATTGGAGAATGCCTCGAGCAAGTCAACGTCGCTCTTGGAAAAGACATTTGACATTACGTTTGACCCGACATAAATGACGCCAATGACTTTTTGGTCTTTGTTCTTTAACGGCGAGCAGATCACGGAACGAATGTGGTGTGAAATGATGCTTGCTCCGCTCTGAAACCTGTCGTCATTCTGGGCATCCGACGTTAGAATACTTTCTGCTGTTTCGGCAACACGTTTTGAAATAGTCGTACTAAAAGTGGGGGAGGAGGTGCTGATCTCATCCGATTCTATTTTGCGTGAAATTTTTGGAACCAGTTCTTTTCTGTCGTTGTAAAGCATAATAAAACCGCAATCCGCTTTCATCACTTTAAGCCCCAAATCCAAAATAGTTTTTAGAAGCTCGTCTTCTTCAAAAATCAAATTGATTACTTTTCCGATCTCATATAAGACGTTAAGTTTTTGCTGAAAATTTTCTGATTCATGCAATTGGTTGTCCATGATATGTACGGCATGTTCCAGATCAAGAAATTGCGAGCTGATTGAGTTGCGGTCCGCAGTGCCGCTAAGGACAATTTTCTTAAGGGCCTGGAACTTGTCCAGAAGCGTCGTAGGGGAAATCTCCGGCGCGTAACCGGTGTCTGCCGGTTTCTTTGGAGGAACGGCGGAAGTTTCGATCGGCTTGAAAAAACGTTCTTTATCAAATTCGATCGTCGCGTTTTCATCAATTAAGAAAATAAGATCTACTGCGCCAAAATTGATATGGTCTTTATGCTTAATTTCCGTCGGCGCGGAGATACGAACGCCGTTCACAAAAGTACCGTTCGTGCTGTTGAGGTCCGTTATCAGGTATTGATTATTCTGCAAAGTAAGTCTAGCATGTTTCCCTGATACCATAACATTGGCAATCAGAAAATCATTCTCGGGTCGGCGCCCAACGGTCGTATCGTTTTTCTCAATCACAAAACGATGCGAGGTATTGTCTTTTTCGAGCAGTACTAATGCAGCCACACGTTCTCCGACATAAAGTTAATGTTATTTTTTTTGAAATTGTTTTTTG is a genomic window of bacterium containing:
- a CDS encoding FHA domain-containing protein, with translation MAALVLLEKDNTSHRFVIEKNDTTVGRRPENDFLIANVMVSGKHARLTLQNNQYLITDLNSTNGTFVNGVRISAPTEIKHKDHINFGAVDLIFLIDENATIEFDKERFFKPIETSAVPPKKPADTGYAPEISPTTLLDKFQALKKIVLSGTADRNSISSQFLDLEHAVHIMDNQLHESENFQQKLNVLYEIGKVINLIFEEDELLKTILDLGLKVMKADCGFIMLYNDRKELVPKISRKIESDEISTSSPTFSTTISKRVAETAESILTSDAQNDDRFQSGASIISHHIRSVICSPLKNKDQKVIGVIYVGSNVMSNVFSKSDVDLLEAFSNHAAIAIENARLYEDKRRKEHLKAALERYVSKQIAEKIISNDASGDIRFQPEKREVTLVFSDVRGFTTLAESMSPEEMVEILNRYFTKMIDIIFKYGGTLDKFIGDAIMAMFGAPATTGDDAGNAVMAAIEMQESLIAFNEEQIKLGKPQLKVGIGINSGIVVVGNIGSDQRMEYTAIGDSVNLASRLEGANKEYGTHIMVSEWTQEKVQAKVISRELDLIRVKGKEKPVKVFEVVSSALTGISNDQKKALEAYNKGLVAYRKQKWDEAISNFKAALTIKPDDGPSKVYIERSEEFKKKPPEGKWDGVFIMHNK